A part of Chloroflexota bacterium genomic DNA contains:
- a CDS encoding GyrI-like domain-containing protein, with the protein MEPRIIYKSAFTIVGFAQELDGAEGAEDVLWDRLAARYQEIPFVDPDVGYGVHIITPENHRYLAGLGVTRPGVAAPADMADYRIDPHTYAVFTHTGHMADLGETLDSINHDWLPGANYTACADFYFEFYDDHFQPDSPLSTLFIWIPVKPKSPEIS; encoded by the coding sequence GGAACCCCGGATCATTTATAAATCGGCTTTCACAATTGTGGGATTTGCCCAGGAACTCGATGGGGCTGAAGGCGCTGAGGATGTCCTTTGGGATCGGCTGGCTGCGCGCTATCAGGAGATCCCATTTGTAGATCCGGATGTGGGATACGGGGTTCACATCATCACGCCAGAAAACCATCGCTATCTGGCGGGGCTGGGCGTGACCCGACCGGGTGTAGCAGCTCCGGCGGACATGGCCGATTACCGGATTGACCCGCACACTTATGCTGTCTTTACCCATACCGGGCACATGGCAGACTTGGGTGAGACGCTGGATAGCATTAATCATGACTGGCTGCCGGGGGCAAATTACACGGCTTGTGCAGATTTCTATTTTGAATTCTACGACGACCACTTCCAGCCGGATTCACCCCTCTCAACACTCTTCATCTGGATTCCCGTTAAACCCAAAAGCCCTGAAATCTCCTGA
- a CDS encoding isoprenylcysteine carboxylmethyltransferase family protein codes for MTTEQSKALWRWVIRMTVYLAVSSAILFWIAGDWTWTGGWLYVALQVVNTVLTYCMLYLDRPNLLIRREAMGEGTPKWDKVLAPLMAFSTLIISLASAVGVRFTGMMPVPAWLLLVAFLCMTTGHIITIQSMRQNDYFEGSVRIQEEFGHKVITTGPYKIVRHPGYLGLLLYNALLPVVLTSAWGFAGVGFFLVILVWRTAREDRFLWENLTGYDEFTKQTPWRLIPGIW; via the coding sequence ATGACCACAGAACAAAGTAAAGCCTTATGGCGCTGGGTGATCCGGATGACGGTGTATTTGGCCGTCAGTTCGGCGATTCTATTTTGGATTGCGGGGGATTGGACCTGGACGGGCGGGTGGCTTTATGTGGCCCTCCAGGTGGTGAATACAGTTCTGACCTATTGCATGCTCTATTTGGATCGACCGAACCTGTTGATCCGGCGTGAGGCGATGGGAGAGGGTACGCCCAAGTGGGATAAGGTATTGGCCCCTCTGATGGCGTTCAGCACCCTGATCATCAGCCTGGCTTCGGCAGTGGGGGTCCGCTTCACCGGCATGATGCCGGTGCCTGCCTGGCTGCTATTAGTCGCGTTCCTGTGTATGACCACAGGACATATCATTACGATTCAATCCATGCGCCAAAACGACTATTTTGAGGGCAGTGTCCGCATTCAGGAAGAATTTGGACATAAGGTCATCACCACCGGTCCGTATAAAATTGTTCGGCACCCCGGTTATCTGGGCTTGCTGCTCTATAACGCCCTGCTGCCCGTGGTGCTGACCTCGGCCTGGGGTTTCGCCGGGGTGGGCTTCTTCCTGGTCATCCTTGTCTGGCGCACGGCCAGGGAAGACAGATTTCTTTGGGAGAATCTGACTGGTTATGACGAGTTCACCAAGCAGACCCCCTGGCGGTTAATCCCGGGGATTTGGTGA